A single window of Streptomyces sudanensis DNA harbors:
- a CDS encoding DNA gyrase/topoisomerase IV subunit A — MARRSTKTAPPDDFEERILDIDVVDEMQGSFLEYAYSVIYSRALPDARDGMKPVHRRIVYQMNEMGLRPERGFVKCARVVGEVMGKLHPHGDASIYDALVRMAQPFSMRLPLVDGHGNFGSLGNDDPPAAMRYTECRMADATSLMTESIDEDTVDFVPNYDGQEREPAALPAAFPNLLVNGASGIAVGMATNMPPHNLGEVIAAARHLIRYPNADLQALMRFVPGPDLPTGGRIVGLSGIRDAYESGRGTFKIRATATVENVTARRKGLVVTELPFAVGPEKVIAKIKDLVGAKKLQGIADVKDLTDRAHGLRLVIEIKNGFVPEAVLEQLYKLTPMEESFGINNVALVDGQPVTLGLKELLEVYLDHRFEVVRRRSEFRRGRKRDRLHLVEGLLVALVDIDEVIRLIRSSENSAQAKERLIERFSLSDVQTQYILDTPLRRLTKFDRLELEGERDRLNSEIEALTRILDSDAELRKLVSSELAAVAKKFGTERRTVLLESAGTPAAAVPLEVADDPCRVLLSSTGLLARTASGEPLPESGGRRVKHDVVVSAVRATQRGVVGAVTSAGRLLRVQVIDLPQLPDTASAPNLSGGAPLSEFLTLEKDERVVCLTTLDESSPGLALGTLQGVVKRVVPDYPANKDELEVITLKEGDRIVGAAELRTGEEDLVFITSDAQLLRYPASQVRPQGRPAGGVAGVKLAAGAEVISFTAVDPASDAVVFTVAGATGQLDASVGTSAKLTPFDQYPRKGRATGGVRCHRFLKGEDVLVLAWAGGTPVMAAQRNGMPVELPDVDPRRDGSGTPLVKPVAVLAGPPA, encoded by the coding sequence ATGGCCCGCCGCAGCACGAAGACCGCGCCGCCCGACGACTTCGAGGAGCGGATCCTCGACATCGACGTCGTCGACGAGATGCAGGGCTCCTTCCTCGAGTACGCGTACTCGGTGATCTACTCCCGCGCCCTGCCCGATGCCCGGGACGGCATGAAGCCGGTCCACCGCCGGATCGTGTACCAGATGAACGAGATGGGCCTGCGCCCCGAGCGCGGGTTCGTGAAGTGCGCACGCGTCGTCGGCGAGGTGATGGGCAAGCTCCACCCGCACGGCGACGCGTCGATCTACGACGCGCTGGTGCGCATGGCGCAGCCCTTCTCGATGCGCCTGCCCCTGGTCGACGGCCACGGCAACTTCGGCTCGCTCGGCAACGACGACCCGCCGGCCGCCATGCGGTACACGGAGTGCCGGATGGCCGACGCGACGTCGCTGATGACGGAGTCGATCGACGAGGACACCGTCGACTTCGTGCCCAACTACGACGGGCAGGAGCGCGAGCCCGCCGCCCTCCCGGCCGCCTTCCCGAACCTGCTGGTGAACGGCGCGTCGGGCATCGCCGTCGGCATGGCCACCAACATGCCCCCGCACAACCTCGGCGAGGTGATCGCGGCCGCCCGGCACCTGATCAGGTACCCGAACGCCGACCTCCAGGCGCTCATGCGGTTCGTCCCCGGGCCGGACCTGCCGACCGGCGGCAGGATCGTCGGCCTGTCCGGCATCAGGGACGCGTACGAGTCCGGGCGCGGCACGTTCAAGATCCGCGCGACGGCGACGGTGGAGAACGTGACGGCGCGCCGCAAGGGCCTGGTCGTCACGGAGCTGCCGTTCGCGGTCGGCCCCGAGAAGGTCATCGCCAAGATCAAGGACCTGGTCGGCGCGAAGAAGCTCCAGGGCATCGCGGACGTCAAGGACCTCACGGACCGCGCGCACGGGCTGCGCCTGGTCATCGAGATCAAGAACGGCTTCGTCCCCGAGGCGGTGCTGGAGCAGCTCTACAAGCTGACGCCGATGGAGGAGTCCTTCGGCATCAACAACGTGGCGCTGGTCGACGGCCAGCCGGTCACGTTGGGCCTGAAGGAGCTGCTGGAGGTCTACCTCGACCACCGCTTCGAGGTGGTGCGGCGGCGCAGCGAGTTCCGGCGCGGCAGGAAGCGGGACCGGCTGCACCTGGTGGAGGGCCTGCTGGTGGCGCTCGTCGACATCGACGAGGTGATCCGGCTGATCCGGTCGAGTGAGAACTCGGCGCAGGCCAAGGAGCGGCTGATCGAGCGCTTCTCGCTGAGCGACGTCCAGACCCAGTACATCCTGGACACGCCGCTGCGGCGGCTCACCAAGTTCGACCGCCTGGAGCTGGAGGGCGAGCGGGACCGGCTGAACAGCGAGATCGAGGCCCTGACGCGGATCCTGGACTCGGACGCCGAGCTGCGCAAACTCGTCTCGTCCGAGCTGGCCGCGGTGGCGAAGAAGTTCGGCACCGAGCGGCGCACGGTGCTGCTGGAGTCCGCCGGCACCCCGGCCGCCGCGGTGCCGCTGGAGGTCGCCGACGACCCGTGCCGGGTCCTGCTGTCCTCGACGGGCCTGCTGGCCCGGACGGCGAGCGGCGAGCCGCTGCCGGAGAGCGGCGGCAGGCGCGTCAAGCACGACGTGGTCGTGTCGGCGGTGAGGGCGACCCAGCGCGGCGTGGTCGGTGCGGTGACCTCGGCGGGGAGGCTGCTGCGCGTCCAGGTGATCGACCTGCCGCAGCTGCCGGACACGGCGTCGGCGCCGAACCTGTCGGGCGGGGCGCCGCTGTCGGAGTTCCTGACTCTGGAGAAGGACGAGCGGGTCGTCTGCCTGACGACCCTCGACGAGTCGTCGCCGGGCCTGGCGCTGGGCACGCTGCAGGGCGTGGTGAAGCGGGTGGTTCCCGACTACCCGGCCAACAAGGACGAGCTGGAGGTCATCACGCTGAAGGAGGGCGACCGGATCGTCGGCGCGGCGGAACTGCGGACGGGCGAGGAGGACCTGGTCTTCATCACCTCCGACGCGCAGCTGCTGCGCTATCCGGCGTCCCAGGTCCGCCCGCAGGGCCGCCCGGCGGGCGGTGTGGCGGGCGTCAAGCTGGCGGCGGGCGCCGAGGTGATCTCGTTCACCGCCGTCGACCCGGCGTCCGACGCGGTCGTGTTCACGGTCGCCGGCGCCACGGGCCAGCTGGACGCCTCGGTCGGCACGTCGGCGAAGCTGACGCCGTTCGACCAGTACCCCCGCAAGGGCCGGGCCACGGGCGGCGTGCGCTGCCACCGGTTCCTGAAGGGCGAGGACGTGCTGGTGCTGGCCTGGGCGGGCGGCACACCGGTCATGGCCGCCCAGAGGAACGGCATGCCGGTGGAGCTGCCGGACGTGGACCCGCGCCGGGACGGATCGGGGACGCCGCTGGTCAAGCCGGTGGCGGTGCTGGCGGGCCCGCCGGCGTGA